CGCATCGCCCGGCTCGAGAAGATGGCAGGTGGGAACCAGTGAGGACCGTACTCAACGTCATATGGCTCGTGCTGAGCGGCTTCTGGCTGTTCCTCGCCTACATGCTCGCGGGCCTGCTGCTCTGCATCACGATCATCGGCATCCCCTTCGGCATCGCGGCCTTCCGCATCGGCGTCTACGCCCTGTGGCCGTTCGGGTACACGACGATCGAGCGACGTGACGCTGGTGCGCCGTCCTGCGTGGGCAACGTGCTGTGGCTGGTGCTCGCGGGCTGGTGGCTCGCCCTCGGCCACATCGCCACCGGCATCGCCCTGTGCCTCACCATCATCGGCATCCCGCTGGGCATCGCCAACTTCAAGCTCATCCCCGTCTCTTTGTTCCCGCTCGGCCGTGACATCGTGCGGACGGACGAGCCGTTCGCGGTGCGCTGACGGAAGGGCCACCGGCCTCCGACGACCTCCCCCCTTTTCCACAGGCCTGGGGTTATCCACAGGCCCGCCCGGTTGTCAGCGGCGGCCCGCATGATGAACCCATGACCGCGACCGAGCAGTTGCCGACCACCATGACGGCCACTACCCACCACACTCTCCCGGAGAGCACTCCTTCGCGCTCCGGGTTGGCCGCCTCGGCGAAAGGCGCCAAGAGACCCAGGCCACGCGGCTTGGAGGAACCCGGTTCGAGAGGCTCCTGAAGGCCTGGCCGGGCTCGGCCCACCCCGACCCGACTCGGCCCACCGCCCCACCCCGACCCGACTCGGCCCAACACCGGACACCGACTCGGCCCAATACCCCACACCGACTCGTAACGGAGGGGCCGCCGGCCCTACCCCCTCCCCGCCCCGGCCTCCATCCACCCGCGCACGACATACGCAATCGCCCCCACCACCAGCACCCCGGTGCCCACGACCACCGACACCCCGGGCAGCGAGAACGCCAGCACCACGCATCCGACCAGCCCCACCACCGGCACCACCCGCGACGCCGACGCCGAAGACAGAGTCCAGGCCGACGCGTTGGCCACGGCGTAGTACGCCAGCACACCGAAGGAGGAGAAGCCGATCGCGCCCCGCACGTCCACCGTGGCGGCCAGGACCGCGACGACCGCACCCACCGCCAGCTCCGCCCGGTGCGGCACCTGGAACCGCGGATGCACGGCGGCCAGGGTCCCCGGAAGATGCCGGTCCCGCGCCATGGCCAGCGTCGTCCGCGACACCCCGAGGATCAGCGCGAGCAGCGAGCCCATCGCGGCCACCGCCGCCCCGACCCTCACCACCGGCACCAGCGAGGGCACCCCGGCCGCCCGCACCGCATCGGCAAGCGGCGCCGTCGCGTTCCCGAGACCTTCCGAGCCGAGTACCGAAAGGACGGCCACCGCCACACACGCGTACACCACCAGCGTGATGCCCAGTGCCAGGGGGATCGCGCGCGGAATGGTGCGGGCCGGATCCCGTACCTCCTCGCCGAGCGTCGCGATCCGTGCGTACCCGGCGAAGGCGAAGAACAGCAGACCGGCCGCCTGCAGCACGCCGGCTGCCCCGCCCGAGACCCCGATGCCCAGCCGCCCGGCGTCGGCCTCACCCGACATCAGACACGCGACCACCACGGAAGCGAGGAGAGCCAGGACCAATGCCACGATCACCCGCGTCAGCCACGCGGACTTCTGGACACCGCCGTAGTTCACCGCGGTCAGCGCCACCACGGCCGCGACCGCCACCGCGTGCGCCTGCTCGGGCCAGACGTACGTGCCCACGGTGAGCGCCATCGCCGCGCAGGAGGCCGTCTTTCCGACCACGAACGACCAGCCGGCGAGATACCCCCAGAAATCCCCTAGCCGCTCCCGCCCGTATACATAGGTGCCGCCCGAGGCCGGATACAGGGCGGCGAGACGAGCCGACGACATGGCGTTGCAGTACGCGACCACCGCGGCGACGGCGAGCCCGAGGAGCAGCCCGGAGCCGGCCGCGTGCGCGGCCGGAGCGAGAGCGGCGAAGATCCCGGCCCCCACCATCGAGC
The Streptomyces tuirus genome window above contains:
- a CDS encoding YccF domain-containing protein, which translates into the protein MRTVLNVIWLVLSGFWLFLAYMLAGLLLCITIIGIPFGIAAFRIGVYALWPFGYTTIERRDAGAPSCVGNVLWLVLAGWWLALGHIATGIALCLTIIGIPLGIANFKLIPVSLFPLGRDIVRTDEPFAVR
- a CDS encoding APC family permease: MTTSGPGLRRTLGVGDAVVIGLGSMVGAGIFAALAPAAHAAGSGLLLGLAVAAVVAYCNAMSSARLAALYPASGGTYVYGRERLGDFWGYLAGWSFVVGKTASCAAMALTVGTYVWPEQAHAVAVAAVVALTAVNYGGVQKSAWLTRVIVALVLALLASVVVACLMSGEADAGRLGIGVSGGAAGVLQAAGLLFFAFAGYARIATLGEEVRDPARTIPRAIPLALGITLVVYACVAVAVLSVLGSEGLGNATAPLADAVRAAGVPSLVPVVRVGAAVAAMGSLLALILGVSRTTLAMARDRHLPGTLAAVHPRFQVPHRAELAVGAVVAVLAATVDVRGAIGFSSFGVLAYYAVANASAWTLSSASASRVVPVVGLVGCVVLAFSLPGVSVVVGTGVLVVGAIAYVVRGWMEAGAGRG